The Euwallacea similis isolate ESF13 chromosome 18, ESF131.1, whole genome shotgun sequence sequence TCTATCCACACTTTGTACATGCTTGCTAAAAGAGGCCAAAGCCCAGCACACTGAGAACAGTGATAAGGAGGCTGAGACTGTAACCAAGTCTTGAGGAACGTCGCTGCTTCCTGGATCTAAAACTGCTGATTCAATCTCAGTTACTTAGTCAAATATGGAGTATTTACCAGCCAATAAACTGAGCTGTAAAAGTAACATTGGGGCTGCCTGCAGGAAGCCGTGCACTAGTCGCAAAATGCACAAATCTCTCACCTCTTGTTTGACTGTGGCCAAGTGCACAGGCACTAAGAGACGTGCATAGCGCCAGAGTATGCCCATTTGCACACAGTGCAAGAGAAACACCATTATCTGTCTTAAGTCTACAGGTTTTTCTGTGAAGTACCTAATAAtcatgataaaaaattatgttataaaCTGATTGGGCCTTAATTATTTGTTACCATTTCAAAGATAATATCTGACAAACTAGCATGTTGACCAAAATAACAACAAGGCACTGTGTGAACAGGACTGTCTGGCCTCGCTCATATAGGGCATAAACAACAAGCAAGTCGAAGACAAAGTCGCAGAAGTAGGCAGCTAGCGATACTACATTAAAGAGCAGGTCGCATAGCGGCAAGAACTCTGCCATGACTCTCGGTAATCATTGCATACTAAAATACACAATTTTGTTGTCataatattaaagaatttgAAGAGTTGTTTTGATTCAAAACCATGAATGTATCAGAACAAAGACACAtacacataaataaaaaatttactgtAAATAGTTGAAATTCCATAGCCATTGAATGTGTGTCTGTGTGTGTGCTCCCCGGGGGGCTATTCAGACGCATTCCAAAGCGAATTTACGTAGTTTACCTACTTGCGGAGCAGTACTTTGCTGGGCGACTGCCCGCATTCCTAACCtcctttcatttttattcGCGACTTGTTCATCTCCGAGGGGGCGTGCCTGCCTTTTAGGGGCGCACGCTCGTCGTTTTGGGCTCGAGGCGCACTTGGGCTACTAGCATTGGGGGGCTCACGTGGGAGAATAGAGGCCGAAATCCGGGAATTTCACCTAAATATTTGCTAAAACCCACAACTGCTTGAATACTATGGAATGTTGCAACTGTCAAAGTTGTCAGAATTTCGTCAAATGGGCAAATCCGTTAACGGGGATGCCGGATTTTGTAggggaattttaatttgagacAGTTCgcataaaattggaaaattatttataataaattctgGCTTTTAAAGGGAGATGGTTTCACTGAGCGGTATCGtatgtttttttcattgtaaattaaGACACAAAGCCTTTGAAAAATGGCAATAATTCTTATGGAATTTCTTAATGCTAGGGAAATTTTGGATATTCTGACAACACTGTTCCACTTAGCGAATCCTTGGAGACAACCAGCTATACACTACCGGCAAATTAAAAGGTTtgtaatttattcatattttaacactttaaagaTCAAATTTGGACTCAAAAAAGGGACTAACGGGAATAATAATGTCCAAATCTTAtattgggaattttaaagattagcaatattttttattcatcttaTAGATCCAcattattcataattattcTTCAtcaaattcggaaaaaaacattaacaattttaaccATAAAgactttaataaaatgtatgtaTGCGTATTCTTCGTATTCATTTATCTGGcagttcataatttttttcttaatttgtcaTTACTGataatttgttgttttcaGTATAGGCCACCAGGCATACCTTCATTTCGGTCGATGCCATCTATACAGATTGCCACAAACCATAACCGTttcaatttaatgtaatttgcTGGTTAATCGATTGTTTTTCCTTCCCAATCAATATGGCGCCAACTGTTTACAAATCAGTCTTTTCtacaacaaattaattatttttaccataaaaCCCCCATATGGAAGACATAGAATGGAACGTCGTGAATGAAGGCCAACTGCTAGACGCCATGGTGGGCCACAAACCCGTGGGTAAGCCCCAGTTCCTCCCAACATCCGGCGATGGCCCTAACCTCATTTTTCCCCCTAAACAGGGGTAAATAAATACTTCCAAATGGCTCTTATTTGTGATAAATTGGCGGAGAACCTGCGCAAGGACGTAAACCCCGAAAAAATATGGGCCCACCTGCAAACCATGTATAATCTAGAGGTCCTTGATGATAATGAGTCAATACCATTTCCGAATGTGGTCAAGGAGTTCTCATTACCCTCTGAAGAGTTTGGAGAATTATTGAACAAGAAGGAGGATGAAGACAAGAAACAAGGAGGAAAGGAAGTAAAATGGGATGATAAATCTTTGCCTAAAGGAGGTAAAGAGAGCACACCAAGATGGGATAATAAGGACGGTATTGGAAAGGCAAGTACCAAGAAGGAGGGCAAGAAAGAGGGAGAGAGACCTAAGGGTGGAAAAGGGAGGAACAGTACTGCCATCTCCAAAGAGGAAAAGGGCAGAGAGACTCCAAAACCTGCAAAACGCACTAGAGGTTGATgaagtttttatgaaattaaatcgTGTGTAACTGCGTTTTTTGTGCCTCACAGGTAGTTTAAAGCCCAATGATGACTCAAGTTCAAGTGGAAAATCAAGTCCTGTGACTGTGACCCCTTCTCCTGGTAAACGGAGGCGGGTTGTATAAGTAagtaaattgtaattttccaaGAACATAGTCCAAAATTTAAAGCTCGTAGAATCGAGCAAGTATTCTAAGTTAGTTTCACATTATAGTGCCTAAGACAAGCAGGGTAGTCAGTCACATTTCGTCACATTTcttgtatataaaattaaactaatatGATCATACAATTTTATGACTCTTCCCTTTGAATTTGACAAGATCACCTAAAGCTTCAGAAGCACTATCCAgttataataaagaatttaagTAACATTTTCTCAAAAGCTTTAAGCCCATAGggattaaaaatataagtaaTTGGAATAATTAGTCCCTAtaagtattgaaaaaatttaaaaggaaattgtcCTCTCCTGAACTGTTTCAGACTGCTTCCAGCACAAGATTTAAACCTGCAGTGATTAGGGTTGACACAACTTTAAACTGGCAATTATATAAACAGTATTGACAGGTTATGAAGTATGGAAGAGAAACTCGTTATGATGCGACTTTTATTGAAACTATCAATTTCTGCTCTATCGCTCAAGGCGGCAAAAAAAAGCATGTTTGGAGCCCTTAATATCATCCctgaaatatttatcataaaaatctaAGACTACATTCTCCACCTTGAAGCCAAACTTCTGGTAAAGGAACAGGGCCGGATTGTCTATAGCCACATGGAGTGTTATATCCTTTCCTAGGCTAGTCTAAAACCTCCTTTATGAactccaaaatattaaaaagtttgtGAGGTTACCTGGATTAAATGATATATCATGAATTTGCCCATTCCTGAGTTCCTCCACCCAGGCCGAGTAAGTACAAAGGAAATGTAGTTTTCTGTGTATTGCACATTGGGGACTATAAAGGCAAACCCCACTACCAGTCTCTTATACATGGCGACACAGCTGTAGTCAGGGTATTGCAAAGACTCTGTCACTACAGATTTGGACATATAATAAGTGTGTAAAGTAAGTGAGgtagatatatatatatatacagtcaATTCCAGGCCAAAAGAACTGGTTGCAGAGACTGTTAATTGCAGGAATGTGCTCGGGTTGCACATAGGTGTAGTCAATAGAACTCCTTGGAGGGAGCACATAATCTGTTTGAGATTTGTTAGTGGCCAACTGCAGTTCCGCCATCATTTTTAGCCTTAAATTGATCAtgttttgccaaaaatttaaaatgtcacATGGAACATACCAATGGGGGAAGGTTTGCGTGTCTTGCCTTACATAGGGCTTTAAATAAATGCCACTATATGGTGATAGAATCATCTCTTTCCTAATGCCTCCTGTGAGTTTTGTGGCCAGTTTCAGCATTTTTAGGCGAGAGATACCTTGTGTGAAAACCCCttttacaatttgtaaaaacTCATCTTAAACTTACTGTTCAAAGATGTATTATAATGGCACATAGGGTCTAGCAGGTTTTGATTGAAATGCACACTCTTGGGAGCTGGTTCTTTATGAAGCTGTAAAGAATCATCTGTTGTGGTAATGGAGATTGCTGAAGGCTCCAGCTTTATGGGTGGGGGCATGTTTTGAGccacaatttttattaatctaTAGTGATTGaatttaagagattttttaattttttttgtttgggtTGTGCTACTTACTTTTTTGAGGTCTCATTTAAGGGCACAGTCGCGTTTTTTCGTTTTGAAGCTTTagatttctgtgaaaataaaatactgattcagaaatattcaaaatttaatttcaaaatacacACCTTCCGCTCTAAATTGGTCTCTGCCACAGCTACATTCTCAAATTGAATATTAGTATTATTGATCAAATCCACTGTCTGTATCAAGGTTTCATCTTGTAAATACTGCCCCAAAAGTTCCTTAAATTGTTCCTGGTCATTCAATGTtcttttctcatttttcatCTTTGCTCTCTGCTTCTCCATTCCCAAGGCATGATCTGAAAGCCTCTAAATCACCAAAAGCCTCCTCACACTCATGACTAGTTCTACTAACAAACATTGGAAATTACAAAAGGAGTGACTTTTGGGTACATCAAAGTCCACCAGGCAGGTTTGTTGAATGATGTCTTACTGCCTGAGACAAACAAATAGCCACTATAGTGACTTAGCCTACCCGAAACGGTCCCCACCCATTTCTTTCTGCGTTGTTTCTCATTTGGGAACAAAATATCCCAGTTGCAATCTATGAAATTAACTATGTGGTGGCGCCAATGGAAGAACCCATTCCGGGCCAGGCCTCCGCTTTTATTTTGCATGTGATAGAGCACCAGCACTAGTGCTTGCAGCCTGGAATACAAAGTTAATAAGATGTTTGGAGGGTTCTTGTTGTGTGTCTTACCATGAAAGGTTCTGTCTAACAAAATTTTCCATGCCGGTAGCAGAGCATTCTTGGCAGGTGTAGATAAAGAAGAGATCTCCTGCAAGGCCTCCCGGGACGGAGCCCCGTTTAAGGCACTTCACGTGGGAGCTCCGCTGGCATATAGTGCAGGTGAGACCTTCGTTGAGGCAGGGAACGAGCTCCTCCTGGCAGTATTTGCATGCTTTGACCAGTAACAGTTCCTCCATTAAAATCGTGGATAGTTTTTGTGGGTAGACCTTTTTAAATTGGGCGAAAATTGGTCAAATACCAATTTGTACTTTTTtggaactttttgaatttaaacaaGATTTTCTTAGGTTATGTTTAGTACTGATTACGAGAGAATGTTTAACGTCATTTTGTCGTGAGATTTGTCGGCGCAATTTGGGCAATGTATAATCCaagttgattaatttttacacaaaataaaatctaattaataaatttttagagTTATTTACAACAACACAAATGCAAAATTTGTTATTCGAGTCgcttaaaaatgtaatttaataacatttggGACTTCAAAATATGATAGTTTTCATATTCTACGTCGTTAATGTTGAACGCCAAAGAGCAggtttcaataatttcaaaaatgtttcttcaTTCTCGACATAATATTCATGTAGAAAGTGCTATTACATTCTCCCCTATTTTGACTCTTATTACACCGGGGTACTGACTAATTGAATATACCTCTCAGTGACAAATGATAGGAAATTTTAggttaaacttttttccagttcaatttttaacgtttgtatttaaagtttttaatattttttatcgcCCTAAATGCACTTTTTAGCCGGTTTTTGAAAGTGTTTTTTGGTCTATTTATGACCCTTCTACATGTCTCGAAGGTATTTATTAGTAGATAGAGATATTTGTTGGTAATTGCGGGAGTAACCACAGTTTCAAATTCCAGAGGCTTTGTCTTTTGACTATTTGGTGTCTTTGGATGCAAGTTTCCCATGTAATTGCCTGAATTTAATGTTACATTAATCATTATTTGCCTATTTAAAACTACCCAATCATGTCATTTAATGAAGCTCATCAGCAAACATGCTCATCAGTCAACAAACTTTCCTTGGTAGACTTGAAGAAGCACAGAAGAACTGAAGAAGATTTTAATCAAGAATTTAGCATTTTAAAGCCTCAGTTATTTAAACATTGTTTTGTTACTTGATTATTGCTTATTCCTCAATATCAGGATCATATTGTGTATTGCCAAAAATGGTCTGAATAACCTCTTTGATCAATTCATAGAACACGCAAGATCCCCGTGGAAGACCCAATGGAATTGCGCAGAAAATCCTGTTATCACATACATGAGTTTGTTTGGGCTAAAGTTGCAGGTAATTCCCACTTCAAATTACATCAATGGCTTACTATTATTTGCTGTTAGGGTACCCCCATTGGCCAGCTATAATAATGCCTCACGACCAAAAAGCACCTCCGCCTACCGACGACAGCGCTTACTGGATTTATTTCTTTGGCTCTCACAACTATGCCTGGGTTAAGGAAAAGTACATTAAACCTTATGCTAGCAACATTAAGAAGTATACCCGTAGATGCTCACAGAATGTGCAAGATGCTCACAAGGAGCTCAAATTGAATCgaagtatttttaatactcTGTGGGGGTGATAGGGAGATAAAATTGATGGTATAATTTCCAGAGCATTTAATGCAGAATCCACTTTTTCAAATGGCCATTGTTCAATTTGGCACTAAAGAGAAGGCTAACAGGTCTACCAGACCTGACCCCCCTGAGACATCAAGCAGTATTCGGCGCAAAATAAGAAAGAGAAGGGCAATAAGCAATGAAGGAAGTGTCCAATCTAGATCCAGGTTTGTATATTTGAGAAACAGATCGCCAGGTTTGAGATCTAGGTCAACCTTTTTGAATGTAAAAGAATATcttaataatacaaatttccaatttgttCTTTAGGTCGGTTTATTCTGAAGACTTTGATGGACTTCTCCCACAGAGTTCAGAGGAGATTACTTCCACTCCTGGGGAGCAAATTATCATAACCAAAAAGAATGTTGGAGTGTTTGCTTGTAATTTATATGCAGAAGCAGTTACAAAGGTACTTTTAGGTCCATAAATTGCACTGTTCCCATGTTGTTTTTAGAATTTGATAGATTATGGTCACAATGTGATTGTGTGGAGCACCAGTGAGGCTTTATGCTTGGATCTGAAACAGTATGCAAAGCATGTGGGCTTTGAATGTGTAACTTTCAATGACCCCCGGGATGTAGTCAAGAACTCTGCTATAATATTCAGTATGTTATCAAGTAGGGAGGAGGTCCGCAGAGTTCTTTCGAGCCTCAATAATGGTAACCCTCAGGACTGTCTATTCTTTGGCAAGATCTATATTGAAATGACTACAATAGATCATGAAATGTCCTATGATCTAGACAACTGGTTTATGACCAAGGGAGCAACATACATGGAAGCAATGGTGAGTGCTTTAATGTGATGTAACTAACAATTCTATTATGTGGTGGTGGCAGGTGCAAGGCACGCGGAAGGAGGCTGAAGAGCGGGAGATGGTGACTTTAATTGGAGTCTCAAAGGATAAATCCAAGGTGTTAAGCGAATACATGTCTTGTCTATGGGCACTGGGTAAAGCCACCTATTTTGTGGGGGGTGTAGGAGCTGCTGTGAAGATCCACGAAACATTCCAAATGATAAAAGCGCTCCTTCTCTCTGGTTTTGTTGAGGTTTTGGCCCTAGCCAATGAGGTCATTGATCTCAATGTTCTATTGGATATCTTTGAAATGTCTCCTTTGTGTAGCGTCTATCTCAGAAGTATGTTTTGAGTATTCCTTCGTTGAGTATTTAGCTATATTTTACGTGTTCTTTCAGGAGTTTGTgataatataagaaaaaaacatttcaacaaCACACAGGAGACCATTCAAGCTTTGCAGCAGGATCTGGAACAAATTCTGATGATTTCGAACAAGTATCATGTGACTCTGCCCCTATCGTCGATTGCTAATCAACTATTTAAGCACGCACGAAGAGTGGGACTAGACAGCAAAGATTCGTCTGCCATGTATTTGAGAGCCGAGCTTGCCCTTTAAtttgttagtgaaataacgcaataaatattcaacgtgaattttttttaaggagaattcgtattttttttattatgaaagtgaaatttatgGTGAAGTGTAATAAGATGTTTGGTTCAAAATCTGGAACAGTTTGGCACATTCACCAATTCTGCAGTTAGAGAAAAATGTGTTGTTGataacgaaaaaaataaaataatctgcCTTGCATCTAACTAAACAATCAACATTTTGGACacttattgttaattaaattgttcgagtaacataattttgttctattatgtttttgactaatgctaaaaaaagaaacaagcAATCGAAATAAACATTAAGCAACTTGATGGTGTAAAGGTACGCTCATGTATCTTTTACCCACGCAGTGTAAAGtggtttaacatttttttttcgaaactaAAAAGAACTGCTATgtttcatttagaaaaaaagtaaaataaaggTCAGTTTCCGGTGTAAACGCTATAGTCATATtaagtttacatttttacaatgtcaggtttttctataaaataaaaatagattaaacttgtaatttccCATATAAGGATTGTGTCAGCTCCCAAAGGCGGATCCTCTCAAATCGGGTACTTCCAGGACTATCTTCGTATTTAGTCAATGGGATAGATGATAATTCTCGAATCGGCCTTCGACAAACCGATTTGGTGCATTCACACACGACATTTAACATTTGATATCAGGAACGTAGAAGTGCAAGGAGGTATATTTAGCTCCTGATAATcccatattattttttccttgggTGAAATTGTTGGATGTACCCTACTCGTTTTTCGATTATCAAATTTGTGCacttttcataaatttatagttttcgtACTACTAAAGAGTTTCGTTAATTAGAATTTCTTTTTCTGAACTGTATATAATAGtcgataataattttcaaatgtgaATACGAAATGACGGGAAAAAACTCCAtacccaaaaaataaaaaacttggcatgcaaaaagaatttattggTTAGATGACATGTCCAATCAtccattaataatataaaacgctttatttttatatattaattaattttataataagtaaataaaataaaaaatcccgCCATTAAACTTTAATGGTGTATGTTGGGTTGCAGCTATTCAGGCCAACTGCCAAGGTTCCATCTGTTAGTGAGGCTCTATATCTCGCTctgtaaaaaacaaaaaaacccTACGTTATTTACAAAATCTACAACATTGATATCTTCTAACCACTCTGTCACTTATCAGAATATATAAACGTCAAACAATTATCATAAGGTTGAATTTCTAAACCATCTGTTCTTgacatataaacaaataaccTTCAAAATAGATTAATTAATCGGTTTCGAACTAGTTACAATGTCGAACAAGCCGTGttttttagtataattttGTTAGTTACACTATTAATTTCCGTAACAATGTCTGTGTCCGACGTCTACAATGATGTCACTCTGTAAGTACCTTTGAAATCGCTTGACATTCCCCATATTTGAAAACGTATTTCGCGCAACCCCCTGGATTATTTATTCAGTCTTTAATCTACCCCAAACTAATCAGTTCAAAGGTCACAAAACCTTACAGATACATAACAGCAGAAAAGTTCTATTTGGAGCCCAAATCAAGTGATGAGTTGCTGGTCATTGATAGAGCCTCGGAAGTGGTTACTCTTGAGAGAAACTCTGGTCAAATCCCACCAGCTCATTCTCGCAAAGACTTCTGTGGTCTTTTAGGTTCAATCAACCTACTAGCAGGGCGCTACCTTGTTCTCCTCACCCAACGAGATTTAGTAGGGTACTACTTCTCCTTAAAGAAATTCCTGTAGCCCCCTCTATTAATCAATCATCTTAAAGATACATAGCAGGCCACCCAATATGGAAATTAGTAAAAGCCGAGTTGGTGCCTTACTCTCGAAGCTTACTGCACTTGAACAATGAGAAATTGGTGGATAATAATGCCTATTTGAGCATGGTGGAACACACTTTGGCCACCCCAAGTTTCTATTTCAGTTACAGCTATGACATAACACATTCAATCCAACGGTTACACGACATTAGCCCCGACTTCTGGCAGCAAAGCTTGCTGGAAAGGGCTGATTCTCGATTCGTCTGGAATCGGCATTTATTAGAGCAATTCCAAGACCCGAATTTCCGGAGATTTGCCTTACCCTTAATGTTAGGATTCGTGTCTATAAATCAATGTGTTGTGAATGGGAGGAATTTTATGTGGGCCTTAATATCGCGCCGAAGTGTCTTGCGGTAAGGCTGTATATTAAACCAAATAGGGTTTTCTGaagaatcaattttttaagggCGGGCACGAGATGGTTCCGCAGAGGAATAGAC is a genomic window containing:
- the LOC136414696 gene encoding uncharacterized protein isoform X2; translation: MELRRKSCYHIHEFVWAKVAGYPHWPAIIMPHDQKAPPPTDDSAYWIYFFGSHNYAWVKEKYIKPYASNIKKYTRRCSQNVQDAHKELKLNRKHLMQNPLFQMAIVQFGTKEKANRSTRPDPPETSSSIRRKIRKRRAISNEGSVQSRSRSVYSEDFDGLLPQSSEEITSTPGEQIIITKKNVGVFACNLYAEAVTKNLIDYGHNVIVWSTSEALCLDLKQYAKHVGFECVTFNDPRDVVKNSAIIFSMLSSREEVRRVLSSLNNGNPQDCLFFGKIYIEMTTIDHEMSYDLDNWFMTKGATYMEAMVQGTRKEAEEREMVTLIGVSKDKSKVLSEYMSCLWALGKATYFVGGVGAAVKIHETFQMIKALLLSGFVEVLALANEVIDLNVLLDIFEMSPLCSVYLRRVCDNIRKKHFNNTQETIQALQQDLEQILMISNKYHVTLPLSSIANQLFKHARRVGLDSKDSSAMYLRAELAL
- the MrgBP gene encoding MRG/MORF4L-binding protein, with amino-acid sequence MEDIEWNVVNEGQLLDAMVGHKPVGVNKYFQMALICDKLAENLRKDVNPEKIWAHLQTMYNLEVLDDNESIPFPNVVKEFSLPSEEFGELLNKKEDEDKKQGGKEVKWDDKSLPKGGKESTPRWDNKDGIGKASTKKEGKKEGERPKGGKGRNSTAISKEEKGRETPKPAKRTRGSLKPNDDSSSSGKSSPVTVTPSPGKRRRVV
- the Atac2 gene encoding cysteine-rich protein 2-binding protein, which codes for MEELLLVKACKYCQEELVPCLNEGLTCTICQRSSHVKCLKRGSVPGGLAGDLFFIYTCQECSATGMENFVRQNLSWLQALVLVLYHMQNKSGGLARNGFFHWRHHIVNFIDCNWDILFPNEKQRRKKWVGTVSGRLSHYSGYLFVSGSKTSFNKPAWWTLMYPKVTPFVISNVYHALGMEKQRAKMKNEKRTLNDQEQFKELLGQYLQDETLIQTVDLINNTNIQFENVAVAETNLERKKSKASKRKNATVPLNETSKKLIKIVAQNMPPPIKLEPSAISITTTDDSLQLHKEPAPKSVHFNQNLLDPMCHYNTSLNSISRLKMLKLATKLTGGIRKEMILSPYSGIYLKPYVRQDTQTFPHWLKMMAELQLATNKSQTDYVLPPRSSIDYTYVQPEHIPAINSLCNQFFWPGIDLTESLQYPDYSCVAMYKRLVVGFAFIVPNVQYTENYISFVLTRPGWRNSGMGKFMIYHLIQTSLGKDITLHVAIDNPALFLYQKFGFKVENVVLDFYDKYFRDDIKGSKHAFFCRLER
- the LOC136414696 gene encoding uncharacterized protein isoform X1, which codes for MSRRTRKIPVEDPMELRRKSCYHIHEFVWAKVAGYPHWPAIIMPHDQKAPPPTDDSAYWIYFFGSHNYAWVKEKYIKPYASNIKKYTRRCSQNVQDAHKELKLNRKHLMQNPLFQMAIVQFGTKEKANRSTRPDPPETSSSIRRKIRKRRAISNEGSVQSRSRSVYSEDFDGLLPQSSEEITSTPGEQIIITKKNVGVFACNLYAEAVTKNLIDYGHNVIVWSTSEALCLDLKQYAKHVGFECVTFNDPRDVVKNSAIIFSMLSSREEVRRVLSSLNNGNPQDCLFFGKIYIEMTTIDHEMSYDLDNWFMTKGATYMEAMVQGTRKEAEEREMVTLIGVSKDKSKVLSEYMSCLWALGKATYFVGGVGAAVKIHETFQMIKALLLSGFVEVLALANEVIDLNVLLDIFEMSPLCSVYLRRVCDNIRKKHFNNTQETIQALQQDLEQILMISNKYHVTLPLSSIANQLFKHARRVGLDSKDSSAMYLRAELAL